The Mytilus edulis chromosome 5, xbMytEdul2.2, whole genome shotgun sequence genomic interval ATCTGATTATGTGtaaattaacataattaattTCTAGTGAAGAATTAATGTTTAACCTGTTTTTATACCTAAAGTACTTTTAGTTTAAGCTTGACCAAAATGTGCTTATTTTTAGTGCCTATCTTTTTTAATAGatagatatttcttttttttagtcTTGAAACTATTTAGAAATTGATTCAACTGTAGAACTATCAAGATGaattttggtaaaataaaataaaaaaaactattttcattttacaaataaGAATATCCATATATTGAAGCCTAGCATGGACACCATGGACACAGGATAAGATTTTAATCAGATTGAAGATATAGATTAagttatttgaaattattataagatAACTTTCGGCcattgaatttttaattttatttatactttttagaTACAGTGATAATTACTTCCGTTGCATTTAATCCAAAGATAATCGAAGAATGTGGAAAACAAAACACGACAGAAAGGGATTTGTTAATAAAACTAGCAATCAAATATGTTGAAAATCAGCATAACGTTCAGGTGTCTAGCAATTATCAGATACTTGGTGGAAATGTTGTGTTCAAAGGAAATATGGAGAAATTTATACAAGCATTTAACAAAAAGACTGAAAAAAGTGATAAAGAATTTGACGAAAATATGTCAGAGCTCCAAAAAAACTTTGCTCCTCTCCCTTCAGATGCAAAAGatacaatattaaataaatttgctAATATTGCTGTTAGTGAGGACACGGGTAAATGTGATCCTGTTACAAAATCACAAAATAGCTTTGATTTTAAAATGCCCTCATCAGATAGTGGAAAGAAAAAGAAAGGTTTAATCGAAGAAATTTCAACATCAACTGTGAAAACTGCATGTCCTAAATATACATTAGAATGTGTGAAAGGATATAATAACATTGAAGAGATAAAAGTCAAAGTGATTTTAGATGGTGTTTCTAGTGTTAAAGAATGTTGTTTAGATATATCCAAGgtaaatattgaaaattaatgAGAAGCAGACGCgatacaaattaaaaacaaatgtcagCTGTGATCCGCTTTGTCATGTGGATGATGTACACCACACGTTAAGAAAtcatgtttaatttttatatgtCGAGTATGAATCATGTAGTTTAAATCTTTAATATCAAGgagaaaatgtttgaaattaaaacataTGGTTATTGTAGCATATTGCCACTAAGAACTTTTTTATTCCTTATAACTACACATGTATCATAGATGTATAAACCCATATATGcctatataaaatataaagtatccCCCTTATTTGTCTGACAACTTTTCAATATTTAGGATGACATTTTTATAACCTTGCATAAGTATTAATACTTTTAGTCTTTTAATGCTGAAATTTTCACACCAATTCCTCTATACAAAATATGACCACATTGCTATGGAAATACAAcagtaagggagataattttcatAATACAAACCTTGTAAcgataattttgttatatatgtaatcatggtaattgcTGTTCCTGAGTCTATTCTTTACATTTTACAAGTTATTATAAGCTGGGAATCATTGGCTACTGCATATGTTTATCCATCATGTTTACTTTATTAATTAAACTtatgcatttttttcttaattttaggATGATATGAAATTAGAAGTAGATGACAGATACAGTTTACATATAAACTTTCCACATCACGTTGTAGATGATGAAGCATCAGCTAAATTTAGTAAAAAGACATCTGTTTTAACTATTACTGTACCAATagtaaaataaaactataaaatcagAATTTGCACTTTCTGCAGTGgattaaattattttcaatgaaCTTTTGCCAGGCCCAATGATTATATATGGTCACTGTTGTTTTGAAATGTCTTTTTAATGTCACTACAATGGTGTTATTTAGCCAGACCATGTCTTCacgagtgcacacgctgaaatgtcttgccttctttactaaccattgatattatgttgctagtcctatatcatgtatataaaaagctttactacaactataacataaacttaacatgatccatgaaaatgaggtcaatgtcatataaaccaaatgagaaatacatgtacaccttacaatcattcaatacacttaatgtagttgaccttttgcttatgGTTTCTGAGAAAGACTTgatcaagaaaactaaacattgaccaattaaccattaaaatgaggtcaaggtcagatgaaccattccaggcagacatgtatagcttacaatccttccatacaacaaattttGTTCACTAGAATGTATGAGACATTGTAGTTTCAGAAAAACAGACCGAAACACAAAAACTTACatgtaaccactgaaccatgaaaatgaggtcaaggtcagatgacacctgccagttggacatgtacaccttacaatcattacatacaccaattatagttgacctattgcatacagtataagaaaaacagaccaaaacaaaactggaggctcttaagagcctgtatCACTCACCCGACTTGACTTGGGTTTTTACAatcatataaacaaaaataaaatttggctacaaagtaacaacacttgaccAGCACCTCCTAAGAAAAGGaatattcatgctatgtttgttttcattcaattcagtggttctctagaagaataCTTtagtatgcatttccaatagggtcctatgttaaaccaagtttcattggcggccatcttggatgtttgattggctacaaagtaacaacacttggtcagcaattcataaggaacattcatactatgtttgatttcattctattcaatggttctctaaaagaagacatttatatgtatttcccatagggtccgatgttaaaccaagtcccccGCTGGCCGatatcttggatgatggatcggctacaaagtaacaacacttggtcagcacctcagaaggaacattcatgctacgtttggtttcattccattcagtggttctcaaaaagaagtcatttgtatgcatttcccatagggtcctatgttaaactaagatCCCAGCTGGTGGCCATTTTGGGTGATGGATCGGTTTCAAAGTAAcagcacttggtcagcacctcacaagaaaattcatgctatgtttggtttcattccattctgtggttctctAAAATAAGTCATTTGTATCGGTTCccattgcatatacatgtattgcatacatacatagtatttAAGTTTTGTTATAACTAGGCACTTTTAAATGTATTGGCAAACATACTATTCCGAGCGGAGCGATGCAAattttttttgaagggttttggagccactgaaggcccaagaagctctACGGGAACAAATGAAGCAAAATCATGCTGTCtgggtgttccgaagaccctttcataatctgaaaatgaatttttgttttaagaattaatagaatagttaagtctgtggctgctgaTTTTTTTATACTCATGATCAAGTCCATAACAAATTTACTAGATttcaaaaggaatgcaacactaacagaatacagaagggcaatcaatgaacaaaagacaaataaataagaaacattgaatCTAAAAAATCAGGGCTGTAAGTCTGTGGGAAAACAGAACGTTCTTCTTGCAAgaccgtgaacacaatttgatatggagccAAGGGTTttaatttggttttgaaatttcctacatatagttacggccctgttagggagctaccatttgatttttatgggggggctaggatgaaatttgaaaaaaataggcaggacaggagttttgggtaaaaaaaaaaggcaggatgagacacttgcaaaaaaaaaaagtcaggatgacaatttaggtaaaaaaaagtcaggataaactaaaaaaaaaaggcaggaccgaacagagtgaaaaataaaaaggcaggacagggattacagctaaaaaaaaatgcaggacaaaatttttcatcctagccccccccccccccccccccccccccccccccccataaaaatcaaatggtagctcccttaaaataaaagtgaggtaaggtttcctgagacaatatacctcaagttaaatgaaaccaattttcagacatttcaagtatatttaaataatatttatacttttgttattaaaaaatttggaaagtgtttcccgattttttttttgggggggggggagatgaatttatgaagaatctgatGCCATCTCATACTTTAGATTCAAGagctgctgagttatttatttatacattgcaagtcaggtaattcattttcaaactaccacagaacaatccatttatttttgtgattatcaaggctgagtaatatttattttcaaaatcctcctcccCCCCTCCCAcaccagaatatcaaatggtcggtgttgctaaacggcggaaacggaaagaAAAACGGGAAGGAAAACGGACAAAATATAAGGGGAGAAATGGAAAGAACTACGAAAATCGATAACGACTGAATTAACAAAATCATACAACAAATATGTTGACATTTGATCTAGGTCTGTGTGCATCTAAACAATGGGAACTCTCCAACATTATAGACttgaataaaacataacaaaaatcactCTATCTTTACTAAATATAAACCCAAACACACAAGAGATGATTAAAAAAGTCGACATTTAAGGGCAATCATTATTTGAAAAAGTCTACTTACTATTAACGAAACTTTGACTTGTATGTTGATCTTatcttgttgatcatttttgtttatataattggCATAAACACCAGTCATCAATACCGgcgtaagggagctaccatttgatttttatgggggggctaggatgaaaaattttgtcctgcatttttttttagttgtaatctctgtcctgcctttttatttttcactctattcggtcctgccttttttttattagtttatcctgattttttttacctaaattgtcatcctgccttttttttttgcaaagtgtctcatcctgcctattttttttactcaaaactcctgtcctgcctatttttttcaaatttcatcctagcccccccataaaaatcaaatggtagctccctaataccTGAGCAAGATATTTGTGCATTTGCCCTTATTATCTCAAACAAACATGCATTACCTGAAAGATGATCTAACATAAAGTATGATCTAATATAATGCGTAATCAGATAGATTATTATAATATCATTATGCTTTTCTTAGAATATCCCAGATGCAATTATGTGGCGTCATTAATGATTACGCCAAAACATCGATAATTAAGgacatatttaaaatgttatattttgaaaaaaggcCCCATATAAACTGAAATTTAACAGTTACATGAAAGCAGATAAAACACAATGTTGGATTTACTCATTCTTATGCTTCCGCAAGCAACTTCCGCCAGCAAAGAGTCGTGGTAAATTGGACAACATCAAAGAGGTCCAACAGGACGTTGCTTCTGTGGAATCTCAAGGGACTGTTATGGGTCAGGTGTTTTAAGTAAATGATATCAATGATATCTTGAATATTACCGGCTGTTTGGCCAGTAGAAACATCCAAACGTTCAGATGCGTAGTGTAAATTAAAGTATTATTTCGGTAaaaacaaagaatagagaaaaatgagtTTTCAGTTGTCTCACGGCGACTTTAAAAACTaccaatataaataaaagtaagtTTTAAATTTCAACTTTCCTCTAGTGTAAACGAATATAAATCCATGTCTATGTTGACAGGCGTCGCATGTGAAGCTGGATCTGTTCAGTATCTTTCCGGATCCACTGAGATCGCCCCAAATTTTGGTGGGATTTATGTTGATCAgcctttagtttttatgttgtgttttgtatagtattgtttgtctgtttgtctttaatataaaaaagatgtggtatgattgccaatgagacaactgtccacaagagatcaaaaatGAATTTTCAGAGAAGAACTAAGCGGCATGCTTTTTAAAGCAGTGTGCAAAATTTGAGTTTGAAAACCTAGGATATGACTACGAATAACTAGATAAGAGCCCTGTGCAAATCGTATATCCATGTAGGATTCTAATTTTCCACCTCTCTTTTCACATCAATTCGTTATTATTGATTTGAAATTCCAGGAATGACTTATGTAATGCGTTTTCGACGTTAAAAAAAACCGTACTTCAGTATTGCTATCCAGCAAGAAAGGCTTTGTTTAGTTAGTGATTTTctcaatttttacataaaaataaaatgtattcaatTTTCTATTCTACTTCCCGGGTTTCCTTACCAGTTGTTGTCCATACATCATTGTCCCAATAGGTTTCTTGTGTTTTCTTTCCATTGGCGTTATACAAGAAAATATGCAACGAATATCACCAATGCAGAACCACGCAACAAGATACACATCACTCATTCTGATTCAAGgcaattgaaaaaaagaagaaaagaaaaaacaatgaaaatcatTTTTCCAAAATTTGATCACTTCACAACCCATCTATAGAATCGAAGCAAATGTCCATCTTTTTAGGTTGTATGTaggtttgtttgttgttgttgagtTACTATCTTATTGACGTTTATCCtacctttttttctttcaaaaaaaaccCAGTCGAACAGACTATGTTGAATTGCATGAACGATGTAAGCATGACATTTAAGGTGGTACTCAAggctttcactaaaattaatttggctcgtttaattttcataaaattctgtcGAAGTATTTattttgacactttaacaaaatttttttttttgaaccaaccgttttgccAGAAAAtgattacactggttatatagcaatttgacaaacaccaattttgataattaagaaacttaatattccttttacaacacaacgtaattttaaaacgtttagctgactttacagagttatctccctatagtgttaggtaccaccttaaaaaaacATAGTCTCATCATCTGTTGctaattatttcaatactttatgctttaaaatattttattttaaatgcattcatccatttatctttctttgtaaacatatattatactataaaaaaaaacaacatgtctATGTAGattaaactgagactactataacatgtgttatagtagtctcaggatTAAATAACCAAAACGAAAATATGCTACTCTTTTCTTTTTCCGTTTCcattccgttttccgtttccgccgtttagaaACACCCCCGCTGGCGACCATCttagttctctaaaagaagttcaaaatgtaaaaagttaacgacgacgacggacgccaagtaatgagaaaagctcacttggcccttcgggccaggtgagctaaaaattaactataacacctgaaccatgaaaatgatgacAAGGTCAGATCAAATGAAACCTGGCTGCCAGTTGGGCATGAACACCTTACAAgttcttccatacaccaaatcttcttcttcttcttatgGTATCCAGTTATCCATCAGATTTTTGATGATTACTAACTGCTGCGCATGCGtaggataataataaataaatatttacaaaataagagtgccaaaaaataaacaaatactaacatgacttgtggttaaaactatttacataacTACTAAGTTTACTGTTCTATATTGTAGAGAACAGTAGGTGTCAACTGTTCTCTAAAAATATTTAGAGTAGGAGAAAGTACTACCTTTGGAGGTAGTACATTCCATTGTGTAATAGTATACGGGAAAAATGAATATTTGTAACAATCTTTAAATGTAAGTATATGTCTGTAAGTTTGTGGATGAAATTGTCGGGTTCTATTGTCTGTTGGTATGAGTAATGTTGATGGTACAGCGACAATTTGttgaacaattttataaaacattataagTCTTGTTTTAAGTCTGCGTTGTTGTAGAGTAGGCCAATTTAAAGTATTGAGCATGTCTGTAACGCTACTGGTGTTATGATAACGATTACAGGCATATCTAGCAGCCCGACGTTGAACCATCTCAAGTTTATTGCATTGTTCAGCAGTGTGAGGGTTCCAAACCGAACAAGCATATTCTAGTTTAGGTCGGACAAGTGCTAGATATGCTTGAGACTTAATGTTTGTAATGGATGTTTTCAGATTTCTTTTTAGAAAGCCTAGGCTTTTATTAGCATTACCGATGATGTTATTTGTATGCTGTGTCCATTTTAAGTCTGATTGCAGTGTTACTCCAAGGTATTTTGCAGAGGAGACAGATTCTAGAGTGTGGCTGTGAAGAATGTAGTCGTGTTTGAtggtatttttcttgtttgagGCAGTGAGAACTGTACATTTGTCTGGATGGAAAGCCATCAGCCAGTCTTCTTCCCACTTTGCGGCAGCATCAAGATCTTCCTGAAGGCTATCACAATCTTCTTGAGATTTGATGCTTTTGTATATGATGCTGTCATCAGCGAACAGTCTGAGTTTACTGGATTTCAAATATTCTGGTAGGTCGTTAATATACACCAGGAATAGAACTGGACCCAGAACTGTTCCCTGTGGGACACCAGAAGTAACTGGAGCAATGTCTGATGACTCTCCATCCAGTACAACTGTTTGTGTGCGGTTTGATAAGAAGGCAGAGATCCAGTTAAGTGTTTCATTTTGAATACCGTAGAAATGTAGTTTATATAAGAGTCTTTGATGTGGGACTTTGTCAAAGGCCATTTGCTTATAGTATTGGAGATATGGACATCACTACCAAAACCTCATAACCttattcactgatccatgaaatgaggttgagggcAGGTGAAAACTGTGTGACGGGCATGAAGACCTTGCAGgctatgcacataccaaatataattatcctattactcataagagaaattaacattacaaaaaacttttttttcgagTACCGTAGTTCcttgaatcatgaaaatgaggtaaaggaaGTGTGATGGAAGGAACTTcttaacataaggcatctatatacaaagtatgaagcatcaaggtcttccaccttctaaaatacaaAGCtgttaagaagttagctaatgcaGCTGTtgaatcactatccctatgtcaagctttctgcgaaAAATGAAGCAGACTTGAcaaaaatcactctgattcaaacaaaaaattctctgaaacagacattatcaagatgcttaatTTTTTGATTGAAAACATGTTTGTTACGTTTGGAGAACATGTTTTCAACAAACTATTGGCATTCCCattggaaccaattgtgcccctatTCTTGGTGAATGTTAATTTTATTCTTATAAtgctgacttcatacagaaactttttaagaagaaagaaaagaagttagcagtatcctCTCACTTCAC includes:
- the LOC139524054 gene encoding PIH1 domain-containing protein 2-like — encoded protein: MANIGDFSKESLLNQAQNVWSMLDEMAESSPEKYKEFIDKQMKEAKEYMKPPEPNMCVQSSLQAPKQWKLYINFCSWQRVPEPKTTDESIPVIGTDLQKEKDGSDTVIITSVAFNPKIIEECGKQNTTERDLLIKLAIKYVENQHNVQVSSNYQILGGNVVFKGNMEKFIQAFNKKTEKSDKEFDENMSELQKNFAPLPSDAKDTILNKFANIAVSEDTGKCDPVTKSQNSFDFKMPSSDSGKKKKGLIEEISTSTVKTACPKYTLECVKGYNNIEEIKVKVILDGVSSVKECCLDISKDDMKLEVDDRYSLHINFPHHVVDDEASAKFSKKTSVLTITVPIVK